A DNA window from Paenibacillus sp. HWE-109 contains the following coding sequences:
- a CDS encoding aminotransferase-like domain-containing protein has protein sequence MFNDFKLTDDRPVYIQVKDYLKRLIIKGSLQADQKLPSTREAGLLLAVSRNTVISAYAELEGDGFVYVVKGKGSYVAAVSSPRGTAAPLCEIDWQSRINGYARQAVELDRMKRGIRVDKSVISFTSIAPDEKLFDLENVKRAFQDRIALEGGVLLNYGYAKGYKPLIDYLLTYMEQKGVDLSGKDMLITNGFTEAFDIVMSALRRKDGGSVICENPTHYTAIKNLKLNGFQITGIPMERDGINLTELERALTEQVYDCAYLIPSYHNPTGIVTSPEKRLAIMQLMARHHIPVIEDGFNEELRYSGSHVSPLITTAGQSNGVVYIGSFSKVLFPGIRVGWVLADRELIDYLESIKRARSIHTSTLDQSLLFQYLQNGNLEKYLKKARAEYKRKYEWTKHCCEKYLPYTRLSGDGGLHLFVEFDECFDTAALLNACSSQGVIFTPGNMFYTDGGGKHTMRLGFSKVSDDDIDKGLEIIGQTAKQMMK, from the coding sequence ATGTTTAATGACTTTAAGTTAACGGATGACCGACCGGTCTACATCCAGGTGAAAGATTACTTGAAACGTCTGATTATAAAAGGGTCCCTGCAAGCCGATCAGAAGCTTCCCTCCACCCGCGAGGCCGGCTTGCTGCTCGCCGTCAGCCGCAACACCGTTATTTCCGCGTACGCTGAGCTGGAGGGGGACGGTTTCGTTTATGTGGTTAAGGGGAAAGGAAGCTATGTTGCTGCAGTTTCCTCTCCCCGAGGCACAGCGGCCCCATTGTGCGAAATCGATTGGCAATCACGTATAAACGGATATGCGCGGCAAGCCGTAGAGCTGGACCGGATGAAACGCGGCATTCGCGTAGATAAAAGTGTCATATCCTTTACCAGCATTGCGCCCGACGAGAAATTGTTCGATCTGGAAAATGTGAAGCGAGCTTTTCAAGACCGAATAGCGCTGGAGGGGGGCGTACTGCTGAATTATGGCTACGCCAAAGGTTATAAGCCTCTTATCGATTATTTGCTGACATATATGGAGCAAAAGGGCGTCGATCTGAGCGGGAAAGATATGCTGATTACGAACGGTTTCACGGAAGCGTTCGATATCGTGATGTCCGCCCTTCGCAGGAAAGACGGAGGATCGGTTATTTGCGAAAACCCGACCCATTACACCGCCATTAAGAACTTGAAACTGAACGGCTTCCAAATAACTGGCATTCCGATGGAGCGTGACGGCATTAATCTGACCGAGCTGGAGCGCGCGTTGACGGAACAGGTTTACGATTGCGCGTATTTGATTCCGTCCTACCACAATCCAACGGGCATCGTAACGTCACCAGAGAAAAGATTGGCGATTATGCAGCTCATGGCCCGCCACCACATTCCGGTCATCGAAGACGGCTTCAACGAAGAATTGCGTTATTCGGGTTCGCATGTGTCCCCTTTAATCACAACGGCTGGACAGAGCAACGGAGTTGTTTATATCGGCAGCTTCTCCAAAGTGCTCTTCCCTGGCATCCGGGTTGGCTGGGTGCTGGCAGATCGCGAGCTGATCGATTACTTGGAAAGCATCAAAAGAGCTCGCAGCATTCACACCTCGACGCTTGATCAGTCTCTGCTCTTTCAATATCTCCAAAACGGCAATCTGGAGAAATATTTGAAAAAAGCGCGTGCCGAATATAAACGAAAATACGAATGGACGAAACATTGCTGCGAGAAGTACCTTCCTTATACACGATTATCGGGAGACGGAGGCCTGCATCTGTTTGTCGAATTCGATGAATGTTTCGATACGGCTGCGCTGCTTAACGCGTGTTCCAGTCAAGGGGTCATTTTCACGCCTGGCAATATGTTCTACACAGACGGCGGGGGAAAGCATACGATGCGGCTCGGATTCTCGAAAGTGTCGGATGATGATATCGACAAAGGGCTTGAAATTATCGGCCAGACAGCCAAACAAATGATGAAATAA
- a CDS encoding DMT family transporter gives MNKTTSGWINGCLGVLIFSGSLPATRVAVVDFDPLFLTVCRAAIAGLLAGVLLLIFRQQRPVRSDIAPLLVVALGVVVGFPLLTALALQYVTSAHAIMFIGLLPLATAIFGVLRGGERPQLAFWIFSAIGSSLVAGFALTQGFTSSPVGDRLMLAATIVCGLGYAEGGRLSRRLGGWQVISWALVLSLPVMLLLSFYFMPVSWAGIGRSALFSLAYVSLFSMLIGFVFWYRGLAQGGIAAVGQLQLLQPFLGLLLAYLVLHEPIGWPILAVNIAVVLCVLIARRFTARKVSQSTLPRAANEKE, from the coding sequence ATGAATAAAACGACAAGCGGCTGGATCAATGGTTGCCTGGGCGTGCTCATTTTCAGCGGCTCGCTACCCGCAACGCGCGTGGCTGTGGTGGATTTTGATCCGTTGTTCCTCACCGTATGCCGCGCTGCAATTGCCGGACTGCTTGCAGGAGTGCTTCTCCTCATTTTCCGGCAGCAAAGGCCAGTTCGAAGTGACATCGCTCCGCTATTGGTGGTAGCACTAGGCGTGGTAGTTGGTTTCCCGCTGCTGACAGCCTTGGCGCTTCAGTATGTCACATCCGCGCATGCCATTATGTTCATTGGGCTTCTGCCGCTTGCGACGGCGATCTTTGGCGTACTGCGCGGCGGTGAACGCCCCCAACTAGCCTTTTGGATCTTTTCAGCTATAGGCAGCTCCCTTGTTGCTGGTTTTGCCCTAACCCAGGGATTTACATCTTCTCCTGTCGGCGATAGGCTCATGCTGGCTGCTACCATTGTGTGCGGCCTAGGTTACGCTGAAGGGGGGCGGCTCTCACGGAGGTTAGGGGGCTGGCAGGTGATCTCCTGGGCGCTCGTTCTGTCGCTTCCCGTTATGTTACTGCTGTCATTTTATTTCATGCCGGTCTCGTGGGCAGGTATCGGTCGTTCCGCGCTTTTCAGCCTTGCTTATGTATCCTTGTTCAGCATGCTTATCGGCTTTGTGTTCTGGTATCGAGGTCTAGCTCAGGGCGGCATTGCGGCGGTCGGGCAGTTGCAACTGCTCCAGCCATTCCTTGGCTTGCTGCTTGCGTATCTCGTTTTGCATGAACCCATCGGTTGGCCTATCCTTGCAGTGAATATCGCAGTCGTACTGTGCGTGCTGATCGCGCGGCGGTTCACAGCAAGAAAGGTATCACAGTCAACTCTGCCAAGGGCTGCTAACGAGAAAGAATAG